Proteins from a genomic interval of Rubinisphaera italica:
- a CDS encoding universal stress protein, which yields MKILLAYDGSEQSKAAGKFLRRFFYPTSDPIEIVCVIDALRDHSCRVLSDLQNEADLKLEAIQREFQVEDWNVETKRHEGEISKTLMKEAEVGGATLLVAGDRGLGKIDSLLLGNVSSHLVKQANCSVLIAKKFPEVDSREVVRILFPYDGSRAAESAVQWIESTNWRIPVELMLLNVMESQTDHMKKMAIANATYGELDALRIRLDKEMTTKLRRVETEVIEDDNIDKTILNAAVTWNADLILLGHHGHNKLIEHMLGSTAYHIAEHASCSVLVIR from the coding sequence ATGAAGATTCTGCTTGCCTACGATGGATCGGAACAGTCTAAAGCCGCAGGGAAGTTTCTGAGGAGATTCTTTTATCCTACGAGTGATCCCATTGAAATCGTTTGCGTGATTGATGCCCTGCGAGATCACAGTTGTCGTGTATTATCAGATCTTCAGAACGAGGCTGACCTCAAGCTGGAAGCGATCCAAAGAGAATTCCAGGTTGAAGACTGGAATGTGGAAACGAAGCGACATGAAGGAGAGATATCCAAGACGCTGATGAAGGAAGCCGAGGTGGGAGGGGCCACACTTCTGGTCGCTGGAGACCGGGGCCTTGGCAAGATCGATTCTCTGCTGTTGGGAAATGTGTCCAGTCATCTTGTCAAGCAGGCAAACTGCTCGGTGCTGATCGCAAAGAAATTTCCTGAAGTCGATTCCAGGGAAGTTGTGCGAATCCTGTTTCCCTACGATGGATCCCGAGCCGCAGAGTCTGCAGTGCAGTGGATTGAGTCGACTAACTGGCGGATCCCCGTCGAGTTAATGCTCCTCAATGTGATGGAGTCTCAGACTGACCATATGAAAAAAATGGCGATAGCGAATGCCACCTATGGTGAACTCGACGCTTTAAGGATACGGCTCGACAAAGAAATGACAACAAAATTACGTCGTGTAGAAACGGAAGTAATTGAAGACGACAATATTGATAAAACCATCCTGAATGCTGCCGTGACCTGGAACGCCGATTTAATTTTGCTTGGCCATCATGGACATAATAAGTTAATCGAACATATGCTCGGTAGCACAGCTTATCATATCGCCGAACATGCTTCCTGTTCCGTGTTAGTGATCAGGTGA
- a CDS encoding Crp/Fnr family transcriptional regulator, with amino-acid sequence MDQLSFGRNLSEKMMSKIISMGEPKTVAGNCCLFREGEYHNSVYLIVKGNVLLDTFVQGRKFIELLTLSDGEFLGCSPIISTRPMSLRATTLTETQLIVFQADELKDYCEIDHDFGYQFMKEIACIFARRLMATRLQLLDLFLPPDVDSAVKPKVT; translated from the coding sequence ATGGATCAATTATCGTTTGGCAGAAACCTCTCTGAAAAGATGATGTCCAAGATTATCTCAATGGGAGAACCTAAAACCGTCGCCGGAAATTGCTGTTTGTTCCGGGAGGGAGAGTATCACAACTCCGTCTATCTGATTGTCAAAGGGAATGTCTTATTGGACACGTTTGTGCAAGGGCGAAAATTTATCGAATTGTTAACCTTGAGTGATGGAGAATTTCTGGGATGTTCCCCAATTATTTCAACTCGACCGATGTCACTACGAGCAACGACGCTGACAGAGACTCAGCTGATTGTTTTTCAGGCAGATGAGTTAAAAGACTATTGCGAAATTGACCATGATTTCGGATACCAGTTTATGAAAGAGATCGCCTGCATATTTGCTCGTCGATTAATGGCCACTCGGCTACAGCTGCTTGATCTGTTTCTCCCTCCAGACGTCGATTCTGCTGTGAAACCTAAAGTCACCTGA
- a CDS encoding 4Fe-4S dicluster domain-containing protein has product MNDFQYFRMDQFPDLLRQLMHSGYRVIAPTIDQEAIVYAEIQSIDDMPRGYTDEQKPGYYRLQHTGNQRFFDYAVGPHSWKRYLFPPLQLISTSIKSQDGWVFEDHVDEGESYAFLGVRACELAAMRIQDRVFLEGAYVDKNYQNRRKASFIVAVNCAVPSANCFCTSMNTGPKCKSGFDIALTELSDGFLIEIGSSHGNEIVTPLGFPTATEEQLSESESISDHATEQIKKTMDTTDLRNRLMGQLEHSHWKDVANRCLSCTNCTMVCPTCFCSHVEEVPDLNQERVDRRKTWDSCFNPGFSKLHGTPVRNDTRSRYRQWLTHKLATWHDQFGESGCVGCGRCITWCPVGIDLTAEVAALCEEEP; this is encoded by the coding sequence ATGAACGACTTTCAATATTTTCGCATGGATCAGTTCCCCGACCTTTTAAGGCAATTGATGCATTCGGGCTATCGAGTGATTGCTCCGACCATTGATCAGGAAGCCATCGTCTATGCTGAAATTCAATCGATTGATGACATGCCACGCGGATACACTGATGAACAGAAACCGGGATATTATCGACTTCAACATACAGGGAATCAGCGATTCTTCGACTATGCCGTTGGCCCACACTCCTGGAAGAGATATCTGTTTCCTCCATTGCAGTTGATCTCAACATCGATCAAGTCTCAGGATGGATGGGTTTTCGAAGATCATGTCGACGAAGGCGAATCCTATGCGTTTCTGGGAGTTCGAGCCTGCGAACTGGCAGCGATGCGTATTCAGGATCGAGTGTTTCTGGAGGGGGCATACGTTGACAAAAACTATCAGAATCGACGAAAAGCTTCATTCATCGTAGCCGTTAACTGTGCCGTGCCTTCTGCGAATTGCTTTTGCACCTCGATGAATACAGGACCTAAGTGCAAGTCGGGATTTGATATTGCGTTGACGGAACTGTCCGATGGATTCCTGATAGAGATTGGTAGTTCACATGGAAATGAAATTGTGACGCCGTTGGGATTTCCGACTGCGACTGAGGAACAACTTTCTGAGTCAGAGTCGATCTCTGATCACGCTACAGAACAAATAAAAAAAACAATGGACACAACCGATTTGCGAAATCGGTTAATGGGTCAACTTGAGCATTCCCACTGGAAAGATGTTGCGAATCGTTGTCTCTCCTGCACAAATTGCACGATGGTATGCCCGACCTGTTTTTGCAGTCATGTTGAAGAAGTTCCTGATTTGAATCAGGAACGAGTCGATCGTCGTAAAACCTGGGACTCCTGTTTCAATCCTGGTTTCAGCAAGTTGCATGGAACACCTGTCAGAAACGATACACGTAGTCGATATCGACAATGGCTTACCCATAAACTGGCGACCTGGCACGATCAATTTGGTGAATCTGGTTGTGTTGGCTGTGGTCGATGTATCACCTGGTGTCCTGTCGGTATCGATTTGACGGCGGAAGTCGCAGCCCTTTGTGAGGAGGAACCATGA
- a CDS encoding FAD/NAD(P)-binding protein, whose translation MNREASVPTSNSAWKLHEIRLVSRKKEIPIVETFEFSFVDSAVGQQYAARPGQFNMLYIPGYGEAAISTSGLSQNTGNIVHTIRQAGNVTNAIFRLELGQTLGCRGPYGNGWPLRDLEEKHLILIGGGIGMAPLRSVIESLRQSRCSFSKVTILIGGRSPDSLLYSAEYDQWRSSGFEVLTTVDHSTTGWQGNIGVVPSLLDHIELSDPNAAIVMCCGPEVMMNYSALAAIERGIPEDQIFFSLERHMNCAIGHCGRCQLGSYFLCTNGPVFRYNQVKELMKIPEL comes from the coding sequence ATGAATCGGGAGGCATCGGTTCCGACTTCCAACTCTGCCTGGAAACTTCATGAAATTCGTTTGGTCTCAAGAAAGAAGGAAATACCAATCGTCGAGACTTTTGAATTTTCTTTCGTCGATTCCGCGGTTGGACAGCAATACGCCGCAAGACCTGGGCAGTTCAATATGCTTTATATTCCTGGATATGGAGAAGCAGCAATTTCTACAAGTGGATTATCGCAAAATACCGGAAACATCGTGCATACGATTCGTCAGGCTGGTAATGTCACCAATGCGATTTTCAGATTGGAGTTAGGGCAAACACTCGGGTGTCGAGGACCGTATGGAAACGGTTGGCCGTTACGGGATTTGGAGGAGAAGCACCTCATTCTGATTGGTGGAGGCATTGGAATGGCACCACTGCGTTCTGTTATTGAATCATTGAGACAATCGCGGTGTAGTTTTTCGAAAGTGACCATACTCATAGGTGGACGCAGTCCGGACTCTCTCTTGTATTCAGCAGAATATGATCAGTGGCGGTCTTCAGGCTTTGAAGTTCTGACCACAGTCGATCACTCGACAACCGGTTGGCAGGGAAATATTGGAGTTGTGCCGAGTTTACTGGACCACATCGAGCTCTCAGATCCCAACGCCGCCATCGTGATGTGCTGTGGCCCCGAAGTGATGATGAATTATTCTGCTCTTGCGGCAATCGAACGAGGAATTCCTGAAGATCAGATTTTCTTCAGTCTTGAGCGTCATATGAATTGTGCGATCGGACATTGTGGGCGATGCCAATTAGGGTCCTACTTTCTTTGTACGAATGGACCGGTTTTCCGGTATAATCAAGTCAAAGAATTAATGAAGATTCCAGAACTCTGA
- a CDS encoding NADH-quinone oxidoreductase subunit B family protein gives MPEKLRLGIFKFASCDGCQLSLLNAEEELLELAELVEFAHFPEASSRIDSGPYDLVLIEGSISTPEDLDRIQQIRRQTDTLVTIGACATAGGIQALRNGANHDEFMKLVYPHPEYLQSLATSTPISNHVSVDFELRGCPVDTGQLLQIISDKLHHRKFSVPDHSVCRDCKLQNIVCVSVARGIPCLGPLTQAGCGAICPRFHRGCYGCFGPCHQTNTDGLTDWLIKDGHASAELIPLFLNVNAEAPEFARTGAQLKRQDSAEGESDE, from the coding sequence ATGCCGGAAAAATTAAGGCTGGGAATCTTCAAATTCGCCTCATGCGATGGATGTCAGCTTTCACTACTTAATGCGGAAGAAGAATTGCTGGAACTGGCTGAGTTGGTCGAGTTTGCGCACTTTCCAGAAGCGAGCAGTCGTATCGACTCCGGACCTTATGATCTGGTTTTGATTGAGGGATCGATTTCGACTCCTGAAGACCTGGATCGTATCCAACAGATTCGTAGGCAAACAGACACACTTGTCACGATTGGAGCCTGTGCAACAGCAGGAGGGATTCAGGCGTTACGCAATGGAGCCAATCATGACGAGTTTATGAAACTGGTCTACCCACATCCCGAGTATTTACAATCACTGGCAACGTCAACTCCAATCTCCAACCACGTTTCCGTTGATTTTGAATTGAGAGGTTGTCCCGTCGACACCGGGCAACTTTTGCAAATCATTTCCGATAAACTTCACCATCGCAAATTCAGCGTGCCAGATCACTCCGTCTGTCGGGACTGCAAACTGCAAAATATCGTATGCGTGAGTGTCGCTCGGGGAATCCCCTGCCTGGGGCCGCTCACGCAAGCTGGATGCGGAGCCATTTGTCCTCGATTTCATCGTGGCTGTTATGGCTGCTTCGGGCCTTGTCATCAAACGAATACAGATGGCTTAACAGATTGGCTGATTAAAGACGGGCACGCATCAGCTGAGTTGATTCCACTCTTTCTGAACGTGAACGCAGAAGCTCCAGAATTTGCACGGACAGGTGCACAACTTAAGAGGCAAGACTCGGCCGAAGGAGAGTCTGATGAGTGA
- a CDS encoding Ni/Fe hydrogenase subunit alpha: protein MSESRTIRVGALTRVEGEGALHVSLNNNVIDRVELNIYESPRFFEAFLRGRPLEDVPDLTARICGICPVAYQMSSACAIEAALEIEIPTEIHQLRKLLYCGEWIESHCLHMHLLQAPDFFGYSSGLELGKHFPDEIKRGLRLKKIGNQILEVLGGRSVHPVNVCIGGFYRTPALDELQSLIPELEWGLQAAIETTHWISGFNFPDFVCNYDLISISNSSEYPWFGDTMGSSKGESFDVKEYEQVICEYQVPHSTALQAHKIESQTSCLFGPLARINHSRDNFHPNARELADRVNIQWPCNNPFQSILARGLEVVHAFEEALEICRNYQRPSESRIPYQPRAAVGMAATEAPRGTLFHRYEIDDAGLIQHATIIPPTSQNQKQIENDLRDYLPPLLSMEDDQVAQACERLIRSYDPCISCATHFLKLSIERVE, encoded by the coding sequence ATGAGTGAGTCTCGCACAATTCGTGTTGGCGCCCTGACGCGTGTTGAGGGAGAAGGGGCACTGCATGTCAGCTTGAACAACAATGTCATCGATCGTGTTGAGTTGAATATCTATGAATCTCCGCGGTTTTTCGAAGCCTTTTTGCGGGGCCGCCCTCTGGAAGATGTCCCTGACTTAACTGCCAGAATTTGTGGAATCTGCCCTGTGGCCTATCAAATGAGTTCCGCATGTGCGATTGAGGCAGCTCTCGAAATTGAGATCCCAACCGAAATTCATCAACTTCGGAAGTTGCTCTACTGTGGAGAATGGATTGAAAGCCATTGCCTGCATATGCATTTGTTGCAGGCTCCTGATTTCTTTGGCTACTCCAGTGGACTGGAATTGGGAAAACACTTTCCTGACGAAATTAAACGGGGGCTCAGACTCAAGAAAATTGGTAATCAGATTCTCGAAGTCCTGGGGGGACGTTCGGTTCATCCTGTCAATGTCTGCATTGGAGGGTTTTATCGCACGCCTGCTCTCGACGAGTTGCAGAGTTTGATTCCTGAGCTGGAATGGGGACTTCAGGCAGCGATTGAGACGACTCATTGGATTTCCGGCTTCAACTTTCCAGACTTTGTATGCAATTACGATTTGATCTCGATTAGCAACTCGAGTGAATATCCCTGGTTTGGAGATACCATGGGCTCAAGCAAAGGAGAGTCGTTCGATGTGAAAGAGTACGAGCAGGTGATCTGTGAATATCAGGTTCCGCATTCAACGGCCTTGCAGGCTCATAAAATAGAAAGTCAAACAAGTTGTCTGTTCGGACCGCTGGCTCGCATCAACCACAGTCGAGACAATTTCCACCCCAATGCTCGCGAACTTGCAGATCGTGTGAATATCCAATGGCCCTGTAACAATCCGTTTCAATCGATACTGGCACGTGGTTTGGAAGTCGTGCATGCATTCGAAGAAGCACTGGAGATCTGCAGGAACTATCAACGACCATCCGAATCGCGAATACCCTATCAACCACGAGCCGCAGTTGGCATGGCCGCGACAGAAGCTCCTCGCGGCACTTTGTTTCACCGTTATGAAATTGACGATGCTGGCCTGATTCAACATGCGACGATTATTCCTCCGACATCACAAAATCAGAAACAAATTGAAAACGACTTAAGGGATTATCTTCCCCCCTTACTATCGATGGAAGATGATCAGGTGGCTCAGGCATGTGAGCGATTGATTCGATCCTACGATCCCTGCATCAGTTGTGCGACTCATTTCCTTAAACTCTCGATTGAACGTGTGGAGTAA